In Canis lupus familiaris isolate Mischka breed German Shepherd chromosome 5, alternate assembly UU_Cfam_GSD_1.0, whole genome shotgun sequence, a genomic segment contains:
- the OR8C7 gene encoding olfactory receptor family 8 subfamily C member 7 isoform X1, with translation MAMENESSVTEFILVGFTDQSQLQLPLFFLFLLNYVVTVVGNLSFINLICLNSHLHTPIYFFTFNLSFIDLCQSLVITPKMLMNFVSEKNIISFTECMTQLVFFCFFAHSECYVLTAMAYDRYVAICQLLVYTVTMSPQVCSLLMFGSYVMGYMVRLSFCDSNIINHYMCDIFPLYQLSCSSTYASELVDSIIVITVVIISSSIIFISYVLILSSVLHISSALGWSKTFSTCGSHIVTVGLFYGSGLFTHLKTSPSGSMGQGKFFSVFYTNIVPMLNPFIYSLRNKDVKCALKKTLKRIAN, from the coding sequence ATGGCTATGGAAAATGAGTCTTCAGTGACTGAATTCATCCTGGTAGGATTTACAGATCAATCTCAGCTCCAGTTaccccttttcttcctctttttactgAACTATGTGGTCACTGTGGTAGGAAATTTGAGCTTCATTAATCTAATTTGCCTGAATTCTCACTTGCACACTCCCATATACTTTTTCACCTTCAACTTATCCTTCATAGATCTCTGCCAGTCTTTGGTCATTACACCTAAAATGCTGATGAACTTTGTGTCAGAGAAGAATATCATCTCCTTTACAGAATGCATGACTCAGctggtttttttctgtttctttgcccaTTCTGAGTGCTATGTGTTGACAGCCATGGCCTAtgatcgctatgtggccatctgtcaGCTCCTGGTGTACACGGTCACCATGTCCCCTCAGGTCTGTTCTCTGCTGATGTTTGGTTCTTATGTAATGGGGTACATGGTCAGATTGTCCTTCTGTGATTCCAACATCATCAACCATTACATGTGTGACATCTTCCCCCTCTACCAGCTCTCCTGCAGCAGCACCTATGCCAGTGAGCTGGTGGATTCCATTATTGTGATCACAGTTGTCATAATATCCAGctccattattttcatttcttatgtttTGATCCTGTCCAGTGTCCTCCACATCTCATCAGCTCTGGGTTGGTCCAAAACCTTCAGCACCTGTGGCTCCCACATAGTAACTGTTGGTCTATTCTATGGATCTGGGCTGTTCACACATCTCAAGACCTCTCCTTCTGGTTCTATGGGCCAGGGGAAATTCTTCTCAGTATTTTACACAAATATAGTACCCATGTTGAACCCTTTTATCTATAGTCTAAGGAACAAGGATGTCAAATGTGCTCtgaaaaaaactctgaaaagaattgcaaattaa